A window of the Brassica napus cultivar Da-Ae chromosome C5, Da-Ae, whole genome shotgun sequence genome harbors these coding sequences:
- the LOC106452513 gene encoding rRNA biogenesis protein RRP5 isoform X1, protein MVAPSKKVASGKRNDSTKVFKSSKKPFKKTKDDVAARSEAMALQLEDVPDFPRGGGTSLSKTERKKIYEEVDAEFEAEERVSKRSKGGKPKMKRNPSEVDELGSLFDGGLTGKRPRYANKITIKNISPGMKLLGVVTEVNQKDIVISLPGGLRGLVRASEALDFTDFGTEDDENELLRDIFSVGQLVPCFVLQLDDDKKEAGKRKIWLSLRLSLLHKGFSLDSFQSGMVVTASVKSVEDHGYILHFGLPSITGFIKKSKDGNQELKTGQLIQGVVTNIDKERKIVSLSADPDSVAKCVTKDLSGMSFDLLIPGMMVNARVQSVLENGILLGFLMYFTGTVDLFHLQNPMCNKSWKDEYTQTKMVNARILFMDPSTRAVGLTLNPHLVGNKVPPLHVSSGDIFDEAKVVRVDKSGLLLELPSKPVSTPAYVSTYDAAEDEVKKLEKNFKEGNRIRVRILGLKHMEGLAIGTLKESAFEGPAFSHSDVKPGMVTKAKIISVDTFGAIVQFPGGLKAMCPLQHMSEFEVTKPRKKFKVGAELIFRVLGCKSKRITVTCKKTLVKSKLPILSSYADATEGLVTHGWITKIEKHGCFVRFYNGVQGFVARFELGLEPGSDPSSVFHVGEVVKCRVTSAVHGTRRINLSFMIKPTSVSEDDSIKLGSIVSGVIDSITPQAVTVHVKSKGLLKGTVSAEHLADHHDQAKLMISLLRPGFELDKLLIIDIDGNNLALSSKYSLIKLTEELPSDISQLQPNSVVHGYVCNLIENGCFVRFLGRLTGFAPRSKAIDDPRADLSESFFVGQSVRANIVDINQEKSRITLSLKQSSCASVDASFIQEYFLTDEKISDLQSSDNTESECSWVEKFSIGSLVKGTVHEQNDLGLVVNFDNIDNVLGFIPQYHLGGATLEHGSVVEAVVLDISRAERLVDLSLRPELINNSTKEVSNNQSKKKRRRGISKELEVHQRVSAVVEIVKEQYLILSIPEHGYTIGYASISDYNTQKLPVKQFSAGQSVVASVESLQNSLTSGRLLLLLDSVSGISDTPHSKRTRNKSSCGVGSVVHAEITEIKPLEVRVNFGQSFRGRIHITEVDDVSTSEEPFSKFRVGQSVSARVIAKPWHTNIKKSLWELSSKPAILRVDSSELNGIQVREQLEFVNGERVRGYVYKVDKEWVWLTISRNVTAGVFILDTACDAQELEEFERRFPIGKAVSGYVLTYNKEKKTAQLVQRPLLDIQKSIANGGGCKTDNLDNSIPGDDATLFIHEGDILGGRISKILPGVGGLRVQIGPNVFGRVHFTEINDSWVSNPLDGFHEGQFVKCKVLEISNSSKGTLQIELSLRTSLDGMTSDQLSEASNNNVNICKRFERIEDLSPDMAIQGYVKNTMSKGCFIMLSRKLDAKVLLSNLSDTFVKDPEKEFPVGKLVTGRVLNVESLSKRVEVTLKKGNAGGQPKSESYDLKQFHVGDVISGSIKRVEPYGLFITIDKTSMVGLCHKSQLSDDRIEDVQARYEAGESVTAKILKLDEEKQRISLGMKSSYFMNDDDVKAQPPSEENAKEDSMECDPINDLKSGVLAAVGNFGFQETGSERQSGTSLVLAQVESRASIPALEVNLDDIEEAGFDNDQNEKLQGVDKDEKSKRREKQKDKEERERKIQAAEGRLLENHAPESADEFEKLVRSSPNSSFVWIKYMAFMLSLADIEKARSIAERALRTINIREEDEKLNIWVAYFNLENEHGSPPEEAVKKVFERARQYCDPKKVYHALLGVYERTEQYKLADKLLDEMVKKFKQSCKVWLRKVQSHLKQDVEDIQSIVNRALLCLPRHKHIKFISQTAILEFKCGNADRGRSLFEGVLREYPKRTDLWSVYLDQEIRLGEVDVIRSLFERAISLSLPPKKMKFLFKKFLEYEKSAGDEERVEYVKQRAMEYADSTLA, encoded by the exons ATGGTGGCTCCGTCGAAAAAAGTTGCAAGTGGAAAACGTAATGACTCTACTAAAGTATTCAAGTCATCGAAGAAACCGTTCAAGAAGACGAAGGACGATGTCGCTGCAAGGTCTGAAGCCATGGCTCTCCAGCTCGAAGACGTTCCTGACTTTCCTCGAG GGGGAGGCACTTCTCTGAGCAAAACAGAGCGTAAGAAAATATATGAAGAGGTCGACGCTGAGTTTGAAGCTGAGGAGCGTGTTTCCAAGAGGAGTAAAGGAGGTAAACCTAAGATGAAGAGAAACCCTAGCGAGGTTGACGAATTAGGATCTCTTTTTGACGGTGGTTTAACTGGAAAACGGCCAAGATATGCCAATAAGATTACCATTAAG AATATCTCTCCGGGAATGAAGCTTCTTGGAGTTGTTACTGAAGTAAACCAGAAGGACATAGTAATTAGTCTTCCAGGGGGATTACGTGGACTGGTTCGCGCAAGCGAGGCCTTGGATTTTACGGATTTCGGAACAGAG GACGATGAAAATGAACTCCTTCGAGACATCTTTTCGGTGGGCCAGCTTGTTCCTTGCTTTGTATTGCAGTTAGATGATGATAAGAAGGAGGCGGGCAAAAGGAAAATATGGCTTTCGTTGCGACTTTCTTTGTTGCACAAGGGATTCAGTTTGGATTCCTTTCAGTCGGGAATG GTAGTCACTGCAAGCGTGAAAAGCGTGGAAGATCATGGTTATATCCTTCACTTTGGATTGCCTTCTATCACaggatttatcaaaaaaagCAAAGATG GAAATCAAGAGTTAAAGACTGGGCAACTTATTCAGGGCGTGGTTACAAATATTGATAAAGAACGGAAAATTGTTTCTCTTAGTGCGGACCCAGATTCAGTGGCGAAGTGTGTG ACCAAGGATCTTAGTGGTATGTCGTTTGATCTTCTCATACCAGGCATGATGGTTAATGCCCGTGTGCAATCTGTACTTGAGAATGGGATACTGTTAGGATTTCTTATGTACTTTACTGGAACG GTTGATCTATTCCATTTACAAAATCCAATGTGTAACAAGAGCTGGAAGGATGAATATACTCAGACTAAGATG GTCAATGCTAGAATATTGTTTATGGATCCATCAACTAGAGCTGTTGGTTTGACGTTAAACCCACATCTTGTTGGTAACAAGGTTCCTCCTTTG CATGTCTCTAGCGGAGACATATTTGATGAAGCAAAAGTTGTCCGTGTTGATAAATCAGGCCTTCTTCTTGAACTCCCTTCTAAGCCTGTTTCAACTCCAGCATATGTTAGC ACTTATGACGCAGCAGAAGATGAAGTAAAGAAACTGGAAAAGAATTTCAAGGAAGGAAACCGCATCCGTGTTCGAATCCTCGGCCTTAAGCATATGGAGGGGTTGGCGATAGGGACTTTAAAG GAAAGTGCTTTTGAAGGGCCAGCTTTCTCCCACTCAGATGTCAAGCCTGGTATGGTGACGAAGGCAAAAATCATATCTGTTGATACATTTGGTGCCATTGTGCAATTTCCGGGTGGTTTGAAAGCAATGTGCCCACTTCAGCATATGTCTGAGTTTGAAGTTACGAAGCCCAGGAAAAAGTTCAAG GTTGGAGCTGAACTAATATTTCGGGTGCTTGGCTGCAAATCAAAGAGAATAACTGTTACATGCAAGAAAACACTT GTCAAGTCTAAACTTCCGATTTTGAGTTCTTACGCTGATGCAACTGAAGGATTAGTGACACATGGCTGGATAACAAAGATTGAAAAGCATGGATGCTTTGTTCGCTTCTATAATGGGGTGCAAGGATTTGTTGCCAG ATTTGAACTTGGATTAGAGCCTGGTAGTGATCCCAGTTCAGTGTTTCATGTCGGGGAGGTTGTCAAATGCAGAGTAACCAGTGCTGTTCATGGTACTCGAAGGATCAACCTCAGCTTTATGATAAAACCAACAAG TGTTTCTGAAGACGATTCCATCAAGTTAGGTAGTATTGTATCTGGGGTAATTGATAGTATAACTCCTCAGGCAGTCACTGTCCATGTTAAATCCAAAGGTTTGCTGAAGGGTACAGTTTCTGCTGAACATTTAGCTGATCATCATG ACCAAGCAAAACTAATGATATCCCTTCTAAGACCTGGATTTGAGCTTGATAAGCTGCTGATAATAG ACATTGACGGCAATAACTTGGCTCTCTCTTCAAAATATTCTCTGATTAAGCTTACTGAAGAGCTTCCTTCGGATATTAGTCAGCTCCAGCCAAACTCAGTGGTTCAT GGTTATGTTTGTAACTTGATTGAAAATGGCTGCTTTGTCCGTTTTCTGGGTCGGTTGACTGGTTTCGCCCCTAGAAGCAAG GCAATTGACGATCCCAGGGCAGATCTGTCTGAATCCTTCTTTGTTGGACAATCGGTTCGGGCTAATATAGTTGAT ATCAATCAAGAAAAAAGCAGGATAACTCTTTCATTGAAACAGTCATCTTGTGCTTCTGTAGATGCTTCTTTTATCCAGGAGTACTTCCTTACGGATGAGAAG ATCTCGGACCTGCAGTCATCTGATAATACTGAAAGTGAATGTAGTTGGGTTGAGAAATTCTCTATTGGGAGTTTGGTCAAGGGAACCGTACATGAGCAAAATGACCTTGGTTTGGTGGTGAATTTTGACAATATTGATAACGTGCTTGGTTTTATACCTCAGTATCATT TGGGCGGAGCTACTTTGGAACACGGTTCTGTTGTCGAAGCAGTTGTTCTTGATATATCTAGGGCAGAGAGACTAGTTGATTTGTCTTTGCGGCCTGAGCTCATAAACAACTCAACCAAAGAGGTGTCCAACAACCAGTCCAAAAAG AAACGTAGAAGAGGTATTTCCAAGGAACTTGAAGTCCACCAAAGGGTCAGCGCTGTTGTAGAGATTGTGAAGGAGCAATACCTG attttgtcGATTCCAGAACATGGTTACACTATAGGATATGCGTCAATATCAGACTATAACACACAGAAGTTACCAGTGAAACAATTTTCAGCTGGACAAAG TGTTGTTGCGTCTGTGGAGTCTCTGCAAAACTCTTTGACGTCGGGGAGGTTGCTTCTACTTCTTGACTCTGTTTCGGGTATTTCTGATACACCCCATTCGAAGAGGACAAGGAATAAATCCAGTTGTGGGGTTGGTTCTGTTGTCCACGCCGAG ATTACTGAAATAAAGCCTTTGGAAGTAAGAGTAAACTTTGGCCAAAGTTTCCGAGGAAGAATCCACATAACGGAG GTGGATGATGTAAGTACAAGTGAAGAACCTTTTTCCAAATTCAGAGTCGGGCAATCAGTGTCTGCAAGGGTTATTGCAAAGCCCTGGCATACTAATATCAAAAAGAGTCTTTGGGAGCTTTCTTCAAAGCCCGCAATACTTAGAG TAGACTCCAGTGAATTGAATGGCATTCAAGTGAGGGAACAACTTGAGTTTGTTAATGGAGAGCGTGTCAGGGGATACGTCTACAAAGTGGATAAAGAATGGGTTTGGCTGACAATATCTCGCAATGTGACGGCCGGCGTATTCATTTTAGACACTGCATGCGACGCTCAAGAACTTGAGGAGTTCGAGAGGCGTTTTCCCATCGGTAAAGCTGTTTCAGGCTATGTTTTGACGTACaataaagagaagaaaacagcaCAGTTGGTTCAGCGTCCACTACTTGATATCCAGAAAAGCATTGCCAACGGTGGAGGCTGTAAAACGGATAATCTAGACAATAGTATTCCTGGTGATGATGCTACTCTATTCATTCATGAAGGAGACATTCTTGGTGGAAGAATTTCTAAGATACTTCCTGGTGTTGGTGGACTTCGTGTGCAAATAGGTCCTAACGTGTTTGGGAGAGTTCATTTTACTGAAATCAATGATTCATGGGTCTCCAATCCATTAGATGGTTTTCATGAAGGTCAGTTTGTCAAGTGCAAGGTCTTGGAAATCAGCAATTCTAGTAAAGGGACTTTGCAAATTGAATTGTCGTTACGGACATCTCTAGATGGTATGACTTCTGACCAACTCTCAGAAGCTTCAAATAATAA TGTCAATATATGCAAACGTTTTGAAAGGATTGAAGATCTTTCTCCTGATATGGCCATCCAG GGTTATGTCAAGAATACGATGTCAAAAGGTTGTTTTATTATGCTTTCAAGGAAACTCGACGCGAAAGTTCTATTGTCAAATTTAAGTGATACTTTTGTCAAGGATCCCGAAAAGGAGTTTCCAGTAGGGAAACTTGTAACTGGCAG GGTGTTAAATGTCGAGTCGTTATCCAAGCGGGTAGAAGTCACTCTGAAGAAAGGAAATGCGGGTGGGCAACCAAAATCTGAATCTTATGATTTGAAGCAATTCCATGTTGGAGACGTGATATCAGGGAGCATCAAACGAGTGGAGCCCTATGGCTTATTCATTACAATAGACAAAACGAGCATG GTTGGATTATGTCATAAATCACAGCTTTCTGATGATCGTATCGAGGATGTACAAGCCAGATATGAGGCTGGGGAAAGTGTCACCGCAAAGATTTTGAAG TTGGACGAGGAAAAGCAACGTATATCGCTTGGGATGAAGAGTTCTTATTTTATGAACGACGATGATGTCAAGGCACAGCCACCTTCTGAAGAAAACGCTAAGGAAGACAGCATGGAATGTGATCCAATCAATGATTTGAAGTCGGGAGTTCTTGCAGCAGTTGGTAATTTCGGGTTCCAGGAAACAGGTTCTGAAAGACAGAGTGGAACTTCTCTGGTTCTTGCCCAAGTTGAATCAAGGGCTTCTATCCCTGCGCTTGAGGTTAACCTTGACGACATTGAGGAAGCGGGATTTGACAATGATCAGAATGAGAAGCTACAGGGAGTCGATAAAGATGAAAAGAGCAAGAGAAGGGAAAAGCagaaagacaaagaagaaag AGAGAGAAAAATACAAGCTGCTGAAGGAAGATTGCTGGAGAATCATGCTCCTGAGAGTGCTGATGAATTCGAGAAATTGGTTAGAAGCTCTCCAAATAGCAGCTTTGTCTGGATTAAGTATATGGCGTTCATGCTCAGTTTGGCTGATATTGAGAAAGCCAGGTCCATCGCTGAGAG GGCCTTGAGGACTATAAATATTCGTGAAGAAGATGAGAAGCTAAACATATGGGTTGCTTACTTCAATTTGGAAAATGAACATGGAAGTCCTCCAGAG GAAGCTGTTAAGAAAGTTTTTGAAAGAGCACGTCAATACTGTGACCCAAAGAAAGTTTACCACGCTCTCTTGGGCGTATACGAGAGAACAGAGCAATATAAATTGGCTGATAAGCTGCTTGATGAGATGGTCAAGAAGTTCAAGCAATCTTGCAAG GTTTGGTTAAGAAAAGTACAAAGTCATCTGAAGCAAGACGTGGAAGACATTCAGTCCATCGTGAATCGTGCCTTGCTATGTCTTCCGCGCCATAAGCACATTAAATTCATATCACAGACAGCTATTCTTGAGTTCAAATGCGGAAATGCAGACAGAGGGAGATCACTTTTTGAAGGCGTTCTTAGGGAATACCCAAAGAGAACAGACTTGTGGAGTGTTTATCTTGACCAG GAGATTCGGTTGGGAGAAGTTGATGTGATTAGATCTTTGTTCGAGAGAGCCATTAGCTTGAGTTTGCCTCCTAAGAAGATGAAG TTTCTGTTCAAGAAGTTCTTGGAATATGAGAAATCTGCTGGTGACGAGGAGAGAGTCGAGTACGTGAAGCAAAGGGCAATGGAGTATGCAGACAGTACCTTGGCCTGA